In Lotus japonicus ecotype B-129 chromosome 5, LjGifu_v1.2, one genomic interval encodes:
- the LOC130717432 gene encoding uncharacterized protein LOC130717432: MTMHILCLLMFLTAMQGTKAVDYTVTNNALTTAGGARFRDQIGAEYAKQTLDSATQFTWRVFQQNTPADRRNVQTVSLFVDDMDGVAYTTPSNSQIHLSARYVNSYSGDLKREITGVLYHEIVHVWQNGIGSAPGGLIEGIADYVRLKANYAPSHWVKPGQGNKWDQGYDVTAQFLDYCNSLKNGFVAEMNKLLSNGYSDQYFVQLLGKNVDQLWTDYKAKYGNIA, encoded by the coding sequence ATGACCATGCATATCCTCTGTTTGTTAATGTTCCTAACTGCAATGCAGGGAACTAAGGCAGTTGATTACACTGTCACCAACAACGCCCTCACAACTGCCGGTGGAGCGCGTTTTCGAGACCAAATCGGAGCAGAATACGCGAAGCAAACACTGGACTCTGCAACCCAATTCACATGGAGGGTGTTCCAGCAGAACACCCCTGCTGACAGAAGAAACGTGCAGACTGTGAGCTTATTTGTGGATGACATGGATGGTGTTGCATATACAACTCCAAGCAACAGCCAGATTCATCTCAGCGCTAGGTACGTTAACAGCTATAGCGGCGATTTGAAGAGGGAAATCACAGGGGTGTTGTATCATGAAATAGTCCATGTTTGGCAGAATGGGATTGGAAGTGCTCCTGGTGGGTTGATTGAAGGGATTGCAGATTATGTGAGGCTGAAGGCAAACTATGCACCTAGTCACTGGGTTAAACCTGGGCAAGGAAATAAATGGGACCAAGGTTATGATGTCACAGCTCAGTTTCTGGACTATTGTAACAGTCTCAAAAATGGGTTTGTGGCTGAGATGAACAAGTTGCTGAGTAATGGTTATAGTGATCAGTACTTTGTTCAGCTACTGGGGAAGAATGTTGATCAGCTGTGGACAGATTACAAGGCCAAGTATGGCAATATTGCCTAG
- the LOC130716730 gene encoding uncharacterized protein LOC130716730 produces MSPIIYLMFLVIIASSGSPIHAVQYQVTNRATGTPGGTRFENEIGIPFTQQTIQLASQFILQTFKQIDQFGGKNIEHVSVIVTALNGNSAAITSDNNIFLDSNYIEGFSGDVRNEVIGILYHEATHIWQWFGNKEAPRGLTEGVADFMRLKAGFAPPHWVPRGTGSGWDEGYVVTAYFLDYCNGLRDGFVAMLNAMMKDHYSDDFFVKLLGKSVDQLWSDYKSVFGN; encoded by the coding sequence ATGTCTCCCATAATTTATTTGATGTTCCTAGTTATCATAGCAAGTTCTGGTTCTCCAATACATGCTGTTCAATACCAAGTCACCAACAGGGCCACAGGCACACCAGGAGGCACTAGATTTGAGAATGAGATTGGCATCCCTTTCACCCAGCAAACCATCCAACTCGCCTCTCAGTTCATTTTGCAAACCTTCAAACAAATTGATCAATTTGGTGGTAAAAACATTGAGCATGTCAGTGTGATTGTGACAGCCTTAAATGGGAATTCTGCAGCCATTACCAGTGACAACAACATTTTCCTCGACTCAAATTACATAGAAGGTTTTAGCGGCGATGTGAGGAATGAGGTAATTGGGATCTTGTACCACGAAGCGACGCACATTTGGCAGTGGTTTGGGAACAAAGAGGCTCCTAGAGGACTCACTGAAGGTGTTGCTGATTTTATGAGGTTGAAGGCTGGGTTTGCGCCGCCTCATTGGGTTCCGAGAGGGACAGGTAGTGGATGGGATGAAGGGTATGTTGTTACAGCTTATTTTCTGGACTACTGTAATGGGCTTAGAGATGGGTTTGTGGCTATGCTCAATGCTATGATGAAGGATCATTACAGTGATGATTTCTTTGTGAAATTGTTGGGCAAGAGTGTTGATCAGCTTTGGAGTGACTATAAATCAGTGTTTGggaattga
- the LOC130721302 gene encoding uncharacterized protein LOC130721302, which yields MKMHFIGLLIFLTAMQGTKAVDYTVTNKALSTPGGVRFRDQIGEASARQTLDSATQFIWRIFQQNTAADRKNVEKVSLFIDDMDGVAYTSNNEIHLSARYVNSYGGDLKREISGVLYHEMVHVWQWNGNGGAPGGLIEGIADYVRLKADYAPSHWVKPGQGNKWDHGYDVTARFLDYCNSLKNGFVAELNKKMRTGYSDQFFVQILGKSVDQLWTDYKAKYGNIA from the coding sequence ATGAAGATGCATTTCATCGGTTTGTTAATTTTCCTAACTGCAATGCAGGGAACAAAGGCAGTTGATTACACTGTCACCAACAAAGCTCTCAGTACTCCCGGCGGAGTCCGCTTCCGCGACCAAATCGGAGAGGCATCCGCCAGGCAAACACTGGACTCCGCCACACAATTCATATGGCGGATCTTCCAGCAGAACACTGCTGCCGACAGAAAAAACGTGGAGAAGGTGAGCTTATTCATCGACGACATGGATGGTGTAGCGTACACCAGCAACAACGAGATCCACCTCAGTGCCAGGTACGTCAACAGCTACGGCGGCGACTTGAAGAGGGAAATCTCAGGTGTGCTTTACCATGAAATGGTTCATGTTTGGCAGTGGAATGGGAATGGCGGTGCTCCTGGTGGGTTGATTGAAGGGATTGCAGATTATGTGAGGTTGAAGGCGGACTATGCTCCTTCTCACTGGGTGAAGCCTGGACAAGGGAATAAGTGGGATCATGGTTATGATGTTACTGCTCGTTTTCTGGATTATTGTAACAGTCTCAAAAATGGGTTTGTGGCAGAGTTGAACAAGAAGATGAGGACTGGTTATAGTGATCAGTTCTTTGTTCAGATACTGGGGAAGAGTGTTGATCAGCTGTGGACAGATTATAAGGCTAAGTATGGCAATATTGCCTAA